The following proteins are co-located in the Pyxicephalus adspersus chromosome Z, UCB_Pads_2.0, whole genome shotgun sequence genome:
- the PSMD8 gene encoding 26S proteasome non-ATPase regulatory subunit 8, with translation MAVNGADGPGIRQVAAMYEQLKAEWNKKSPNLSKCGDVLGKLKLALLEQNFLPTTDAKLTKQQLVLARDVLEIGAQWSILKKDIPSFERYMAQLKCYYFDYIDELPESAYNHQLLGLNLLFLLSQNRVAEFHTELERLPAKDIQANVYIKHPVSLEQYLMEGSYNKVFLAKGNIPAESYTFFIDILLDTIRLVKFFFFSLCLQRGWVLGPNNYYSFSSQQQNPEEATIPSTELAKQVIEYARQLEMIV, from the exons ATGGCGGTGAATGGGGCGGACGGACCTGGGATTAGGCAAGTGGCAGCCATGTACGAGCAGCTGAAGGCGGAGTGGAATAAGAAGAGCCCCAACTTAAGCAAGTGTGGAGATGTGCTGGGCAAGCTTAAG TTGGCTCTTCTGGAACAAAATTTCTTACCAACTACAGATGCCAAATTGACCAAACAGCAGCTCGTCTTAGCTA GAGACGTTTTGGAGATTGGCGCACAGTGGAGTATTCTAAAGAAAGACATCCCCTCCTTTGAAAGATACATGGCACAGTTGAAGTGTTACTACTTTGATTACAT aGATGAGCTTCCAGAATCTGCATATAATCACCAGCTGCTTGGCCTGAACCTCCTCTTCCTCTTATCGCAGAACAGAGTGGCTGAATTTCACACAGAGCTGGAACGGTTACCTGCTAAAGATATCCAGGCCAATGTGTACATCAAGCACCCGGTATCTCTAGAGCAG TACTTGATGGAGGGAAGCTATAACAAAGTGTTTCTGGCCAAAGGAAACATTCCAGCAGAGAGTTACACATTCTTCATTGACATCTTGCTGGACACCATAAGGTTAGTTAAA ttttttttcttttccttgtgcCTGCAGCGCGGCTGGGTTTTGGGCCCAAACAACTACTACAGTTTCAGCAGCCAACAGCAGAATCCGGAGGAGGCCACAATCCCTTCCACAGAACTAGCCAAGCAAGTGATCGAGTATGCCCGCCAGCTGGAGATGATCGTTTAA
- the GGN gene encoding gametogenetin, with translation MGNIQSQLNTRLAPANPKKEVANKSNTTTNGNTSKTPDIRPINQVLTTQEMPNKHVTKDAELKVKSNTFQNVPTFITAIGSRCLPENENHNEKKVVANMPTENRPQMPIPSKAENHANNAAVGSGLLSELQKQEKKEVVANKYVESPTPKPLPSQKVNPPVNTAIGSGWLPAIQKHITNEVDSYMHTADLAHKPSQGVNLTVNTAMSSCQDKQEVVANIHTAYQPQKPTPHYSVSPTINTAMGLGWLLWGQKHDKKKVVDIMHAEKLSQKHLPNQTINPTLDTAISSERLLENQKHNTKGEVTNMHTDNLPQKTIPSQSVNPIGNTAIGSGWLLGGQIQDKKEIVANMYIANQPQKPITHQVINPTVNATLSPGWLPEIQKQKSQEVVDIVHAENLLQKSLPSQNINRIADTAIGSGGIQEDQKNNTKEVVTKMHTANLLTKTLPRQAVNPTINIAMGSEWLQGGQKQNKNQVGAHMYTANQPQKTTACQAVNPTANTAICAGTLPENQKHNAKQVTLVVNMSTANQPQKSIPVSSVGRKSSENDRGQIFIAKNPPVVQLEDTKPKIFAPPMGTLVTQKIKTDTSQYLKEDQTFHKPQPPCTAQKNTQIPKSSLATATVSYADAVKKTLQQKPSEQHSNVQSVIKQQGTYNMAYSKFGLKAKGTKEKMPAKQELGNRKVANVKYRKCGIIQEASFENAGKKSQGSLPKTNHLAQLRNRGTKDTYSSNYTNLSKKPNNQRITQQKNPNELLQFIGKERVKKRSPGFALKQNVQERPQQNLKVSPRFPIPSISQNYSAGKTQDQKTFSVYGERKVRIGTSLAPVKENSNKIPNLPIEVSVQDPDNKVPIKSLNEGTKMDQEEMTTNTTSTQTVEIQQGLHNSPKTLCPVHSKNKIDNHFIQEHIEDTKVKSPYSNNQLHLEANKIPGYHGLQLPGSPPKNDQLDMQVTDQDIQDGNPKLEKANMDATADNQTTRKFNAFYVDKNCSMRCRCKHHPAKLPPNVTKWLLVTENKLSEPVWITTVESSLVAGTTFVLDNCSTLGPDDCLKK, from the exons atggGTAACATCCAGTCACAGTTAAATACACGGCTAGCCCCTGCTAACCCAAAAAAGGAGGTAGCTAACAAAAGCAATACCACAACCAATGGCAATACATCCAAAACTCCTGACATAAGGCCCATAAACCAGGTTCTAACTACTCAGGAAATGCCTAACAAGCATGTAACAAAGGATGCAGAACTGAAAGTGAAAAGCAACACATTTCAGAATGTCCCTACATTTATAACTGCCATTGGTTCCAGATGTTTACCTGAGAATGAAaaccataatgaaaaaaaagtggttGCTAACATGCCTACTGAAAACCGACCCCAAATGCCTATACCAAGTAAAGCTGAAAACCATGCCAACAATGCTGCTGTGGGTTCAGGATTGTTATCAGAGcttcaaaaacaagaaaaaaaagaagtggttGCCAACAAGTATGTTGAAAGCCCAACTCCAAAGCCTTTACCAAGTCAAAAAGTAAATCCTCCAGTCAATACTGCCATTGGTTCAGGTTGGTTACCAGCGATTCAAAAACATATCACCAATGAAGTAGATTCTTACATGCATACTGCAGATCTAGCCCACAAACCAAGCCAAGGGGTAAACCTTACAGTAAATACTGCCATGAGTTCATGCCAAGACAAGCAAGAAGTGGTTGCCAACATACATACCGCATACCAACCACAAAAGCCTACACCACACTATTCAGTAAGCCCTACAATTAATACTGCCATGGGTTTAGGATGGTTACTATGGGGTCAAAAACATGACAAGAAAAAAGTAGTTGATATTATGCATGCTGAAAAACTATCCCAAAAGCATTTACCAAATCAAACCATCAACCCCACATTAGATACTGCCATCAGTTCAGAAAGGTTACTAGAGAATCAAAAACATAATACCAAAGGAGAAGTTACTAACATGCATACTGATAATCTACCCCAAAAGACTATACCAAGTCAATCTGTAAATCCTATAGGTAATACTGCCATAGGTTCTGGGTGGTTACTAGGGGGTCAAATTCAAGACAAGAAAGAAATAGTTGCTAATATGTATATTGCAAACCAACCCCAAAAGCCTATAACACATCAAGTAATAAACCCCACAGTCAATGCTACCCTCAGTCCAGGATGGTTACCAGAGATTCAAAAGCAAAAAAGCCAAGAGGTAGTTGATATCGTACATGCTGAAAACCTACTCCAAAAGTCTTTACCAAGTCAGAATATAAATCGTATAGCTGATACTGCCATCGGGTCAGGTGGGATACAAGAAGATCAAAAGAATAACACCAAAGAAGTAGTCACCAAAATGCACACTGCCAACCTACTCACAAAAACTTTGCCAAGACAAGCAGTAAACCCTACTATTAATATTGCCATGGGTTCTGAGTGGTTACAAGGgggtcaaaaacaaaataagaatcAAGTAGGTGCTCACATGTATACTGCAAACCAACCTCAAAAAACTACAGCATGTCAAGCAGTAAACCCTACAGCCAATACTGCCATCTGTGCAGGAACATTACCagaaaaccaaaaacataatGCTAAACAAGTGACTTTGGTAGTGAACATGTCTACTGCAAACCAACCCCAAAAGTCTATACCTGTTTCTTCAGTGGGTAGAAAAAGCAGCGAGAATGACAGAGGTCAGATATTTATAGCCAAAAATCCACCAGTAGTACAGCTAGAAGACACTAAACCTAAAATCTTTGCACCACCTATGGGAACCCTGGTCacccagaaaataaaaacagacactAGCCAATATCTAAAGGAAGATCAGACTTTCCACAAACCTCAGCCACCTTGCACAGCCCAAAAGAATACTCAGATACCAAAATCTTCATTAGCAACAGCAACTGTATCCTATGCAGATGCTGTTAAGAAAACCCTGCAACAAAAACCTTCTGAGCAGCATTCTAATGTTCAATCTGTGATCAAACAACAAGGAACATATAACATGGCTTACTCAAAGTTTGGTTTGAAAGCTAAAGGTACAAAAGAAAAGATGCCAGCAAAACAAGAATTGGGGAATCGGAAGGTAGCAAATGTAAAGTATAGAAAGTGTGGAATAATTCAAGAagcttcttttgaaaatgctggaAAGAAATCCCAAGGAAGCTTGCCCAAAACAAACCATCTGGCACAGCTCAGAAACAGAGGAACTAAAGATACCTATTCATCTAATTATACTAATCTAAGCAAAAAGCCCAACAATCAAAgaattacacaacaaaaaaatccaaatgagTTGCTGCAGTTTATTGGTAAAGAAAGAGTAAAGAAAAGATCTCCAGGCTTTGCATTAAAACAGAATGTGCAAGAACGACCACAACAAAACCTGAAAGTTTCTCCAAGATTTCCCATTCCCTCAATATCCCAAAATTATTCAGCTGGAAAGACACAAGATCAAAAAACCTTCTCTGTATATGGTGAAAGAAAAGTAAGAATTGGGACAAGTCTTGCTCCAGTCAAAGAAAATTCAAACAAAATCCCCAATTTACCCATTGAAGTTTCAGTTCAGGATCCAGATAATAAAGTGcctataaaaagtttaaatgaagGCACCAAAATGGACCAAGAAGAAATGACAACAAATACCACTAGTACACAGACAGTTGAAATACAGCAAGGTTTGCACAATTCACCCAAAACACTTTGCCCAGTACATAGTAAGAATAAAATTGACAACCACTTTATTCAGGAACATATTGAAGACACAAAGGTAAAGTCACCCTACTCGAATAATCAACTGCATCTAGAGGCAAACAAAATTCCTGGCTACCATGGATTGCAGCTTCCTGGATCTCCACCAAAGAATGACCAACTTGATATGCAGGTCACGGATCAAGACATTCAAGATGGAAATCCAAAGCTAGAGAAAGCCAATATGGATGCAACAGCAGACAACCAGACAACCAGAAAGTTTAATGCATTTTATGTCGACAAAAATTGTTCAATGAGATGTAGGTGCAAACATCATCCAGCAAAACTTCCTCCAAATGTAACCAAATG GTTGTTGGTGACAGAAAACAAGCTTTCAGAACCAGTGTGGATCACGACAGTTGAATCATCCCTGGTTGCAGGGACCACATTTGTGCTGGACAACTGTTCGACATTAGGCCCAGATGACTGCTTAAAAAAATGA
- the SPRED3 gene encoding sprouty-related, EVH1 domain-containing protein 3, giving the protein MDRDYIVRVRAVVMSRDDSSGGWVPMGGGGLSHVMICKVRRPDTSHQRDYLIRGERLRDQATILECVLKKGLVYNKANPIFHHWKVEENKFGLTFQSPADAVTFERSVQAAMEELVEGSLSHSTSSSSSSTSREEAQALEDVMPLHTDSESSSNSRKEMLPKHITIVTSESSSSCYVRSPVSEEFGFTTGPSVSPTTQSQPLQRLSFHDEEELESINPCKDLWVSKGYEDYRRAALQRPEQPKSDLRVHFQKASGSKAKDRHFPAVVGTTAESEGPLKDPRASPSCRIHGTPSPKSKEHSHMAGEEDTATARCVYCRDVFSSEENGRGQCQDAPDPIERCVYQLSCMWCAESLLYHCMSDSEGEYSDPCSCDPGHPHFCIRWAALVALSLVVPCMCCYLPLRACHWCGEHCGCCGGKHKAVR; this is encoded by the exons ATGGACAGAGA TTACATCGTGAGAGTTCGAGCAGTGGTGATGTCCAGAGACGACTCTAGTGGGGGCTGGGTGCCAATGGGAGGAGGAGGTCTCAGCCATGTAATGATCTGCAAGGTTCGACGACCAGACACCTCTCACCAACGCGACTACCTTATCCGAGGGGAAAGGCTGCGAGACCAGGCT ACTATCCTTGAGTGTGTCCTTAAGAAGGGCCTAGTGTACAATAAAGCCAACCCTATCTTCCATCATTGGAAAGTCGAGGAGAACAAGTTTGGCCTGACCTTCCAGAGTCCAGCTGATGCTGTAACATTTGAGAGGAGTGTGCAAGCTGCCATGGAGGAACTCGTAGAAG GGTCCCTGTCACATtcaacatcctcatcatcatcctccaccTCACGGGAAGAAGCGCAAGCCTTGGAGGATGTCATGCCA CTTCATACAGACAGTGAATCATCTTCTAACAGCCGGAAGGAAATGTTACCAAAACATATCACCATCGTCACTAGCGAGTCATCTTCCAGTTGCTATGTGAGATCGCCTGTTTCTGAAGAGTTTGGTTTTACCACGGGTCCATCAGTTAGTCCCACAACTCAG TCACAGCCTCTGCAGCGCCTGTCTTTTCATGACGAGGAAGAGCTTGAGAGCATCAACCCTTGCAAAGACCTGTGGGTGTCAAAGGGTTATGAAGATTACAGGCGTGCGGCTCTTCAGCGGCCCGAGCAGCCCAAGTCTGACCTTCGAGTCCACTTCCAAAAAGCCAGCGGGAGCAAAGCCAAGGACAGGCATTTTCCAGCAGTGGTGGGCACAACAGCGGAAAGTGAGGGGCCTTTAAAGGACCCTAGGGCCTCTCCTTCCTGTAGGATTCATGGCACCCCTTCTCCTAAGTCTAAAGAACACTCTCACATGGCAGGGGAGGAGGACACAGCCACTGCACGCTGCGTGTATTGCAGGGACGTATTTAGCAGTGAAGAGAATGGAAGAGGCCAGTGCCAGGACGCTCCAGACCCCATAGAGCGTTGTGTGTATCAACTTTCCTGCATGTGGTGTGCTGAGAGCTTACTGTACCACTGCATGTCAGACTCAGAAGGCGAGTATTCGGACCCCTGTTCCTGCGACCCGGGGCACCCCCACTTTTGCATACGCTGGGCTGCCCTGGTAGCCTTGTCCCTTGTGGTCCCCTGCATGTGCTGCTACCTCCCACTACGGGCATGCCACTGGTGTGGGGAACACTGTGGCTGCTGCGGGGGTAAGCATAAGGCAGTGCGGTGA